From Paenibacillus sp. GP183, one genomic window encodes:
- a CDS encoding acetamidase/formamidase family protein, translating into MASHHFQPEHYHNTMGEHQPVLKIADGDTVVTTTVDARGWDHRGESVATRGNPMTGPFYVEGAQPGDTLAIQLESIKPNRDWGWTRNILAPNVVDPQVAVDLPPYELTRWSVNAQQDSIILEKPTPGLAKLKLQVRPFLGSFGVAPPKGQIISTGTSGEYGGNMDYKGLVSGVTVYFPVFSEGALFHLGDGHAAQGDGEIVGTGVEISLDVRFTARVLKGKTIGWPRGESKTHLFCIGNARPLDQALQHATTEMLTLLKEDYGLSATEASLLMGQAVEYEVANTFNPAYSVVCKISKTVLSMLE; encoded by the coding sequence ATGGCGAGTCACCATTTTCAACCCGAGCATTACCACAACACAATGGGGGAGCATCAACCTGTACTCAAAATTGCCGACGGCGATACTGTCGTGACAACCACCGTGGATGCCAGAGGCTGGGATCACAGGGGGGAAAGCGTAGCCACGCGCGGCAATCCGATGACGGGGCCATTCTATGTGGAAGGTGCGCAGCCTGGTGATACCCTTGCTATACAGCTCGAGTCGATAAAGCCCAACCGTGATTGGGGGTGGACGCGCAATATACTGGCGCCAAATGTCGTCGATCCGCAGGTTGCAGTAGATTTGCCACCATATGAGTTGACACGGTGGTCTGTGAATGCTCAGCAAGATTCGATTATTCTGGAAAAGCCCACACCCGGTCTGGCCAAATTAAAGCTGCAAGTACGTCCGTTTCTGGGCTCCTTTGGTGTGGCGCCTCCAAAGGGACAGATCATTTCAACGGGTACCAGTGGAGAATACGGCGGGAATATGGATTATAAAGGACTTGTATCCGGCGTTACCGTCTATTTTCCGGTTTTTTCAGAAGGAGCGCTCTTCCATCTCGGTGATGGGCACGCTGCTCAAGGTGATGGAGAAATTGTGGGTACCGGTGTGGAAATTTCGTTGGATGTTCGTTTCACCGCTCGGGTTCTGAAAGGGAAAACGATCGGTTGGCCGAGAGGTGAATCCAAGACGCATTTGTTTTGCATCGGCAACGCCAGGCCGTTGGATCAAGCGCTGCAGCATGCAACGACAGAAATGCTGACATTGCTTAAGGAAGATTACGGCTTATCGGCTACGGAAGCGAGCCTGCTTATGGGTCAGGCCGTCGAATACGAGGTGGCCAATACGTTCAACCCCGCTTATAGCGTCGTTTGTAAAATTTCAAAAACCGTATTATCCATGTTGGAATAA
- a CDS encoding protein-export chaperone SecB: MEKEIVPSSFTFDEYIINKSNFEVNQDFMQTDNINLDFKLNTDFQVNEENDRALIILICEVFNGFKEKNYPFNLYIEIVGKFSLNGEVDVEFANLCKVNGTAILFPYLRAYISFVTSMSGMPNLILPTVNVLKMLEEQ; the protein is encoded by the coding sequence ATGGAAAAAGAGATTGTACCTAGTAGTTTTACTTTTGATGAGTATATTATCAATAAATCAAATTTTGAAGTAAATCAAGATTTTATGCAGACAGATAACATAAATCTTGATTTTAAACTTAATACAGACTTTCAAGTAAATGAAGAAAATGATAGAGCACTTATTATTTTAATATGTGAAGTATTTAATGGATTTAAAGAAAAAAATTATCCATTTAATTTATATATTGAGATAGTAGGAAAGTTTTCATTAAACGGTGAAGTTGATGTGGAATTCGCTAATTTATGTAAAGTAAATGGTACAGCAATCTTATTTCCATATCTACGTGCATACATAAGTTTCGTAACTTCTATGTCAGGAATGCCAAATTTAATTCTACCAACTGTAAATGTTTTGAAAATGTTGGAAGAACAATAA
- a CDS encoding ABC transporter substrate-binding protein, which yields MLKTSKWTIYLTVLISILLALAGCTNSNSTQNSSQQPAATAGSTPKAGGTLNIALSADPTTFDPSFSTAFFDRQPYQNIYDKLVDRDASGKIVPMLVEKWSISDDNKTYTFNLRQGVKFHDGTDFNAEAVKFTFERNMEKSSGRKSEMAVVSKVTVVDPNTVQIELKQPFSAFLSSLTDRSGMIVSPDAVKKYGKDFATHPVGTGPFMFKESTRGSTFVLDKNPNYWKKGFPKLDQVVYKIFPDPNIALVNLKSGAVDMITVFPTKEIANMKNDPKFQVINVAGQGFVGFEVNTTKPPFNKVELRQAVDLLIDRNAIVDVVLNGTGIPAHSPFVPSHFAYGDSDKALQPNLEKAKELLKTAGVPGGFTFTMKYVQTPMNQQLGQMIQSMLKPAGIIVNLESTDSAANNDNLNNRNFEAIISVWSGRSDPDQNIYDFFRTGGVLNRSTYSNQEVDKLLDEARLVVDEGKRKLIYDKAMKIINEELPFVFLYHPNNTIGYSKSIQGFKYISDGLIRAVDLSKN from the coding sequence ATGTTAAAAACATCAAAATGGACAATCTATTTAACTGTACTAATCTCTATTTTATTAGCGTTAGCAGGATGTACAAACTCAAACAGCACTCAAAACAGCAGTCAACAGCCGGCGGCAACTGCCGGCAGCACACCTAAGGCTGGAGGAACATTAAACATTGCTTTATCTGCGGATCCTACGACATTTGATCCTAGTTTTTCAACCGCATTTTTCGATAGACAACCCTATCAAAATATTTACGATAAATTGGTAGATAGAGATGCTTCAGGGAAAATTGTTCCGATGCTGGTAGAGAAGTGGAGTATCTCCGATGATAATAAAACCTATACATTTAATTTGCGGCAAGGTGTCAAATTTCACGATGGAACCGATTTTAATGCCGAGGCTGTCAAGTTTACCTTTGAACGTAACATGGAAAAATCTTCAGGACGGAAGAGCGAGATGGCCGTTGTCAGCAAAGTAACCGTTGTTGATCCCAATACGGTGCAAATAGAACTCAAACAGCCGTTTTCAGCGTTTCTTTCCAGTTTAACTGATCGTTCCGGTATGATCGTATCTCCAGATGCCGTTAAAAAATATGGAAAAGATTTTGCAACCCACCCAGTAGGTACAGGACCGTTTATGTTTAAAGAATCCACCCGCGGTTCTACATTTGTATTGGATAAAAACCCAAATTACTGGAAAAAAGGTTTTCCAAAGCTCGATCAAGTTGTCTATAAGATTTTTCCGGATCCCAATATTGCATTAGTCAATCTAAAGAGCGGGGCAGTCGATATGATTACCGTGTTTCCTACTAAGGAAATTGCAAATATGAAAAACGATCCTAAATTTCAAGTAATTAATGTAGCGGGTCAAGGATTTGTCGGATTTGAAGTGAATACGACTAAACCACCCTTTAATAAGGTGGAATTGCGTCAAGCCGTAGACCTATTGATTGATCGGAATGCAATAGTCGATGTGGTGCTGAATGGCACCGGTATTCCTGCGCATTCACCTTTTGTCCCCTCCCATTTTGCTTATGGAGACAGCGATAAAGCTTTACAGCCAAATCTGGAAAAAGCAAAAGAACTGCTGAAAACGGCAGGAGTGCCAGGTGGATTCACATTCACAATGAAGTATGTCCAAACTCCTATGAATCAGCAGCTTGGGCAAATGATTCAGAGTATGCTGAAACCCGCCGGTATAATAGTAAATCTAGAATCAACGGATTCCGCCGCAAATAATGATAATCTTAATAATAGAAATTTTGAGGCGATCATTTCAGTATGGAGCGGACGGTCAGACCCGGACCAAAATATATATGATTTCTTTAGAACTGGGGGGGTATTAAATCGTTCCACTTACAGTAACCAAGAAGTTGACAAACTTCTGGATGAGGCGCGATTAGTAGTGGATGAAGGAAAGCGAAAGTTGATTTACGACAAAGCCATGAAAATCATCAATGAAGAGCTGCCATTTGTGTTTCTATATCACCCTAATAATACAATAGGATATTCTAAATCTATACAAGGTTTCAAATATATATCCGACGGGTTGATTCGCGCAGTTGACTTGAGCAAGAATTAG
- a CDS encoding transposase zinc-binding domain-containing protein yields METNILKQILFDKNGHWDAFISKHGKKIRPVVVREVEKFRKCGDPRNGFKLLVCEGCHDMRRVPYRCKGGLRRQVSFLNKLHKT; encoded by the coding sequence ATGGAGACAAATATCCTGAAGCAGATTCTATTCGACAAAAATGGGCACTGGGATGCCTTCATAAGCAAACATGGCAAAAAGATTCGACCAGTCGTGGTGCGTGAAGTGGAGAAGTTCCGAAAGTGTGGGGATCCACGGAATGGGTTCAAACTGCTGGTATGCGAAGGATGCCATGACATGAGACGGGTGCCTTACCGGTGTAAGGGGGGCCTGAGAAGGCAAGTTTCATTTTTAAACAAGCTGCATAAAACTTGA
- a CDS encoding CHAT domain-containing protein produces MLKLEDSYKFLEEYADPSYDLIWVISHGMFNYDDAPNSKIVLDDYYETSLKTLIEKIPPLDKRRLLVLNACQSGCSPVRYDGMGFIGFGPTLANQNQSVIGNLWKVNSLSASIYGSLLLTYLVEGEEWSTAVNKAKHDFQKGDDYVIDLLSKRISPKLQLYEQIRRIGTDDLKKIYLWGAYSG; encoded by the coding sequence TTGCTGAAGTTAGAGGATAGCTATAAGTTTCTCGAAGAATATGCAGATCCAAGTTATGATTTAATTTGGGTTATCAGCCACGGAATGTTTAATTATGATGATGCGCCAAATTCAAAGATAGTTTTAGATGATTACTATGAAACTTCACTAAAAACTTTAATCGAGAAGATTCCACCATTGGACAAAAGGCGATTATTAGTGCTCAACGCTTGCCAAAGCGGTTGCTCCCCCGTTAGGTATGATGGGATGGGCTTTATAGGATTTGGTCCAACTCTTGCAAATCAAAATCAGTCAGTAATAGGGAATTTGTGGAAAGTGAACAGTCTTTCAGCTTCTATTTATGGTTCCCTTTTATTAACTTATTTAGTCGAGGGAGAGGAGTGGAGCACAGCTGTAAACAAAGCAAAACATGATTTTCAGAAGGGAGATGATTATGTCATCGATCTTTTGTCAAAAAGAATTTCTCCAAAATTACAACTTTATGAACAAATAAGACGCATTGGAACAGATGATTTAAAAAAGATATATCTATGGGGTGCGTATTCCGGCTGA